CGGGCCCCGGGCGGAAATCGGCGCGGTCTTCGCCGTGGACACTTCGCTGAGCATGCGCTCGGGCGAACGATGGAACAAGGCTTTGGAATCGGTACGCACCCAGGCTTCGCGACTGCCCGCAGGCAGCCCCATGGCCCTGCTCTTCTTTGACGAAAGCGCCCGCGTCGCCGTCGAAGGCGCGACGGATCTGATCGCCCTGTCGGCCGCGCTGGATGGCGCGAAGCCGGGCTATGGCGGAACGAACCTCGTCGCGGCCATGCGCGCGGGCGCCAGCCTGGGCATGAAACAAGAGGCGGCCAGACGAACGGTCTATCTCATCAGCGATTTCCAACGCTCGGGATTTCAACAGGTCGCGGAGCGGGTGGAGATCGCGGAGGATGTGGACTTCGTCATGGTGCCGGTCGGCGAGGGTCCCCTGTGGAACGCCGCAATCACCGGAGTATCAGAGCGGGATACTGAGACGGGCCGTTCGATCCGGGTGCAACTGGAGAGCTTCGGGACGGGCGGCGCCTCGGGCACCCTGACGCTCTCGCGCGACGGTACGGCTGTCGAAACGCGCGAAATCGCTTTTTTAGATACGGGGCGACTTGTGGAAGATATCGAACTGAACGCAAAGCTGAACGAAGATTGCCTCCTGAGCGCCGAGCTCACCATTCGCGACGGGCTGAAAGAAGACAATCGCTTCACCGCCCTGATTCCGGGCCGGGTGCCTCTCCGTGTCATGGTCAGCGCACCGGGACGCCGAGTCCTCGCCGACAACAAGAGTCCGGGCGGTTACACGGACAATCCCTACCTGAAGGCCGCCGTCGCCGCGTTTGGCGATCACGTGGAGGCTGCGTGGATCGAGCCGACGCGCCTGGCGGAGCTTTCTGTTGAGAAGCACCCCGTGGCGATCATTTGCGGTGCGGAGTCGGCAACACCGGCGATTCTCGCTCACCTCAAGGAGTACGTGATCTCGGGCGGCAACCTCATTCTGTTTCCCGATGGCGATTCGCGTCAGGCGCTCCCCTCGGAGGGGGCCTATCCGGAGTTGTGCGGTGTCTCCGTACGGGGGTGGAAATCCACCAATCGGGCGTCGGGCGAATACCGTCTTGTCACCTCCCACAAGACCCGCAACACGCTTGCCGGTTCCGAAGAGCGCGACGCAGCCGCACACCTTTACCCCCGAGCCTACCGCTATCTCGAAGTGGGTCTTCCGGAAGGGGTCGAGGCCGTCCAGGCCCTCATGCGTTACGACGACGCCAGCCCCTTCCTCGTGGAGCACACGCTGGGCGCGGGCAACGTGTTCCTATGCACCACCTCCCTCGATCCCCGCGCCAGTGACCTGGTGCTGCGCCCCACCTTTTCCCCGTTCCTCCACCAGTTGATTTCCGAGTGCGCGGAGCGGACAACACCCCGTGTGGTCTACCACGTGGGAGAGGTCGTGCAGGAACTGCTGACTGCGCCACAGGCCACGCTGGAGCCGCTGGATGGCGGGATGGTCCCGGACAATGGCGATGATGGGATCATGAAAGCGCCCGGGGCCTATCGCCTCCGCACTGGAGACCTGGAACGCGTCTTGGCCGTACGCCTGCGTCCGGAAGAATCGGACCTGGCGTCCATGGAGCCTTCGCATATCAAGGTCGTCGGCTCGGCGGGCGCGGAGGCGGCCCGGGTGGCTGGGGTCAACACCGAAACGCTGGAGTCACCACCGGAGCCCGATGCCGGAGGGCGATTCGGACACTATCTGCTGGTCGTCGCGCTGGCCTGCATGGCGGCGGAAACTCTCATCGCAAGCCGGACGGTACGATAAGCCATGGAACGATTCACGAGCATACCTCGAAGCGCCTCCAGCGCCCAGATGATTTCCATTACCCACGAACTGGCCCACATCTTCGGCAAGATTCACGATCTGCGCCGCCGCGTGCTGCTGCTTGCGCTGGGCCGCGCGCTGACGCGGGCCGCGTGGTGCTGGCTAGGCTCGCTGCTTTTCCTGGGCACGATGATCCTGATCATTCCCTTTCCGGAGCTACTGCGCCAGGCAATACTCCTCCTGCATTTTATCGCCATGGGCGTCGGCGCCTGGTATGGCGCGCGCTACCTGTTCCAGGGCCGCGATTCGGGCGGCAGGAATCGACTGCGGCGCTGGGCCCTGCGCTGCGAAGAGATGTTCCCCCCGCTTGGGGATCGCCTCGTGACCTGCGTGGACTTTGCCCAGGAGGGCGATGGTGCGGATCGTTTCCGGCGGAGCCCCGTGGCGCTGGCGTTGCTCCATGACACGGCGCGCCACCTCGGCGGCTTCAACCCCGCCCAGGCTGTTCCGAAGCGCGGTATTCAGCGCGCCTTCGGCCTGGCGCTGATTCCCTTCTTTATTTTCTTCGTGCTGGAAGTGTTGCTTGCCCCGTGGCCGGGCAGGATGGCGGCGGCGCTGTACCTCTACAAGAGCGAACCGGCGTGGCTGATTTCGGGAGCCGGAACCATTGAGGGCCTCGTCATTCGGCCGGGCACTGTCGAGACCCCTCGCGGCTCCAGTCTGACTATCGAAGCTGAGCTGGAGACTGCCGGTACGCTTGATCTCGCGTCGTTTCCGCCCATATTGAAGACGAGCACCGCGTCGACGGTTGAAGGCGCCGCGGACGAACGGGGCGAACAGAACATGCTGGCGGACGCGAACCGTCCCGCTGTGTACTATGTGGCGCTGCACGACATCCAGACGGTGACGGCGTATCAGGTCAGCGTGGTGGTGCCACCCGGGGAGCGGAGCTACGGGGACCGCCTCGGCGCGTGGCTCGCATCCTTTTCGCGCGACTACGAGGCCCGCGATGCGAATGCGCGGGAGAGCGAAACGTACACCATCACACCCTTCGATCCTCCGTCCATCACCGCCATGCGGGCCACGCTCCGGCACCCGGCCTATACCCGACTGCCGGAGGAAATTCAGGAAGGCTCCTATATCGCGGGTCTTCCCGGCACCTCGGTGGCCTTCCATGTGGAGTCGGATCGGCCTCTGGCCTCGGCGCAACTCCTTGACGAGCAGGGCAAGACGATCCACGCGGTGGTGGAGGATGGACCGGCGGGCATGGCCACGGTGGCGCGCTTCGATTTCCGTATCGAGGCGGACGCCTCCATGCGCCTCGACCTGACCGACCAAGCCGGGCACAACAACCTGGAGCCGCCGCTGGTGGTGGTCCACGCCCGGAAAGACGAAGCTCCGACAGTAACGGTCAAGCGCCCTGGCGCGGACTGGTCCGTCCATCCCGTGGCGGAGATCACCTTTGAGGCGACGGCCGCCGACGACTTTGGTGTAGTCCGGTTCAAGCTGGAGTACCAGGTCAATGGCGGTCCAGCCGAGACCCACATGCTCTACGAATCGCCCGCAGACAGCGGGGGCGAGCGTAATGCCGTTGGCAACCATGTGCTGGCCCTGGAAACGCTGGGCGTGAAGCCCGGCGACAGTATCCTCTACCGCTTCATCGCGGAAGACGCACGCATCGATCTTCCCGAGGCGGGCGCGGACCTCGATGCCCTGCGCGGCTTCTCTCAGCCCTATTTTCTCGCCGTCCGTCCTTTTGACGAGGAACTCTTCAAAGGCTCCGCCAGCGCGGGCGGTTCGGGCCCCCCGCCCCCCACGGAACGGAAGGTCATCGTGGCGACGCTTCGCTTCGACGAACGCCAGGGCATCCTGACGGACGAAGAGCGGCGCACGACGGCGGATGACATTGCGCGGACACAGCGGGAAGTACGGGTGGAAACGGAGCGCATGAAGGAGAGGCTTTCGGCGATGTCCGACATCCCCAACAAGGCCGAGCGCCTCAAGCACCTGGATGACGCCATTGCCGAGATGAGCACCGCCGAGAGCCTGTTGTCGGCCATGGAGCCCGACGCTGCCCTGCCCCATGAGAACTCAGCCCTGCAGCACCAGATCGCCGCGCTGGTGGGTCTGCCCATTTACCAGAACTGGATGCAGGACGCCATGCCCTCCTCCTTTCCACCGGATCCGGAGACGGCCCTGGCCGGCCAGAAGGTGGAGTTTGAGAAGGATAAATACGAGCTCTTCCAACCGGCTCAGGGCAAGGAACTGGACCAGGCGCTGCTGAAGGCCCTCGAACAGACCCGCGATTTGGCGCAGCGCCAGAAGGAGTTCCTCGAAGAGATCTCCCGCGAAGTGGAGGAGCAAAACCCCGGCGGTGGCGCTGGCGCGTCTTCCAGTTCGGCGCAGGGCGGCGCAAGCCTTCCCCCCGGCGCGCGCTATGCCGAGATGCGCCAGAAGGCGGAGGAGCAGCGCAGGGAACTGGAGCGTCTTCGCGAGTCCTTGCGCGAACTGGACGGCCTGGACACGGAAACGGCGGATAAAATCCGCGAGGCCATCGAGCGCACGGCCCGGGAACTGGCGAAGGCCAGCGAGGAGATGGCCCAGGAAAAACTCGACGAGGCAAAGACCGCCAACGCGCGTGCGGAGCAGGAACTGCTCGATCTGCAACAGGTGTTGGCGCAGGCAAAGAACGCCAACACGAAGGCCCAGGCGGAGGCGCTCGCGAAAATGATCGACGCTTGGAAGAAGGAGCAGCAGGCGCTGCGCGCCGACACGGCGAAGGGCGGAAAATCGCCGGAATCGCTTGAAGACGGTGCTCGTCGGCAGGAAGCGCTGGGCGCGCAGGTAGCGCAGGCGGCGGGGGCACTGGAGGGGTCCACAGGTGGAATGGAACCGGTTGAACAGAGCCTGGAGGCCGCGGCGCGCTGGATGGACCAGGCGGCGCAGAATCTCGCGGACGATCGGCAGCGCGAAGCGCTGAAGGGTCAGGACGCCACCTTGAAGCAGCTTCAGGCGGCCCAGGAAGCGATTGCGGGACACCTGGCCAAGTTGGAGGGCAACGGCCACGAGCCTATCCTCCAGGCACTCGCGGAAATAGAGGAGTTTAGGGAGTACCTGGAGCGGGAGGCGGAGGCCTATGCCGATCGCCAGTACATCCCCGACGTGAATGGAACGCCGCAAGAACAGGACTCCGCGCCGAGCGCCCCCCCGGCGCAAGCCCCGGACAGCGCGGTGCCGCCGCCCTCGGAGGGGCCGCCGATGGCGCCGGAAGCGGGCGATCCCCCAGCCGTCATCGCCACGAAAATGGCCCGCTTGCAGGGCCTCCTGCAGCAGCACGGCCAGGTCGGCGGGATGCTGAGCGAACTCGACCGAACCGTACGCGCGGGTAGCTCCAGTTGGGGTGATTCCGGCGTGACGGAGCTGATTCCCCAGATTATGGCCTCCCTGGAAACCATCGAGGACATCCTCCGTACCCAGGTGGAGGCGGCGGACGAACTACAGCGTCTGCGGCAGACGCGCTCGCAGGAGTTGCCCCCGCAGTTCCGCGCGATGGCGACAAAGTACTTCGAAGCGCTGGGCGCGGCGCCAGCGAGCACTCCCTGATCCGAAACGGAAAGATTTCGAGCATGGCATTATTATTGGAACAGTTCTGGAGCGGCGGCCAGGTGGTCTATCGCGGCTGGCCGGTCGCCTGGTGGCTCGCGGGCCTCGGCGTGGCGGTGGCCATCGTCGTTGCGGCGTACGTCATGCAGCGCGCGGGCGGTGGCGTCTGGATCAAGCGCATTTCCTACGGCCTGCGAATGATGGCCTGTATGCTGCTGCTCTTTCTGCTCATGGAGCCGGTGCTTCGCGCGGAAGAGGTACTGCCGCAGCAGTCCTTCCTGATCCACCTCTTCGATACGTCGGGCAGCATGGGCATCGAAGACTTTGAAGGTCAGGGACGCCTGGCGGCGGTCGACGGGTTGACCCGCACTTCCGAGGCGCGCGGGGAACTTGACCGTCTCTATCGCCCCATCGAGTTTGGCTTTGATGTGGACCTCCGGACCCGGGCGCCGGAAGACACCCTGGATGTAACCAAGAACACGACCGATCTGGCCACGGCCTTCCAGCAACTTCATGTTCAGACCAGCGGCCTGCCTCTGTCCGGTGTGGTCCTCTACTCCGACGGGGTAGCCACGATCAATGCGCGGCAGGAACAAATCGTGGAAGCCGCGCTGGCGCTGAATGCGCCGATCTACGCCGTGGGCGGTGCGCCGGAGAGGCCCGGGCCGGATATCTGGATTGAAGACGTGATGCACCCGGCCCAGGCGGTGAAGGGATCGGCCACACCCGTCACGGTGCTGGTTGGCGCCCGCGATATGAAGGGCGGCGCGACGGTCACCCTTTATCAGGAAGCGACAAAGGTGGAAGAGAAAACCCTTCGGCCCCGGTCGGGCGAGCAGACCATCAGTGCGGAATTCCAGCTTTCCATCAACGATACGGGCACCAGCGCCTATCGGGTGGAAGTGACCACCGAGAGCGAGGAGACCTATCCGTGGAACAACACGGAGAACTTCTTCATCAACGTCGTCCAGGAACGGCAGCGATTGCTCTATGTAGAGGGGTATCCGCGCTACGAGTATCGCTCCCTGCGCGCGGCCTTTGAAAACGACGAGCGCTTCCAGGTCACGTCCTACGTGATGGTGGACCGTCAGGACAACATTTATCGGCAGGGCTTGAACACGGCGGGCGAGCTGGAGCAGGGCTTCCCGAAAACCGAAGCGGAGTTGTTCGCCTACGATGTGGTGGTCATCGGCGATGTGGAGGCCGCCAAGTTCACGACGGACCAGTTGACGAATCTCCGGGAATTCGTACGACGCAAGGGCGGTGGACTGCTCTTTCTCGCGGGGGACAGCTCCTTCGCGCCCGGAGGCTTCAACGTCACGCCCCTGGCCGATGTGCTGCCTTTTTCCGTCGGCAATACGCAGCGGCTCACGGAAGAGTTTCGGGTTTCCCCCACGCCGGAAGGAATCGAACGGGGCATCTTCGGTCCCCTTAATACCGCCTCCGGCAGCGCACCCTGGGATGTTCTCCCGCCGGTGAAGGGCCTCTTTCCCCTGCAAGGCTTGAAACCGGGGGCGGTGGCCCTGTGCCGCATCGATCAGGGGCGGGGAGAAGACGATCCGCCGGTGGTGGCTTTCCAACGCTACGGCGGCGGGGTCAGCCTCATTTGTGGCGTCTCGGGCACGTGGCCCTGGCGCTTTCAGACGAAATCGGACAACCCATCGTACAACGCCTTCTGGAAGCAGATGTCCCTTATTTTGAGCGACCGCCTCAACAACCGGTTGAACGTTACCGCGGAGCCGCCCATCTCCCCCGTCGGCACCGAAGTGAAACTTTCAGTGGTGGCGCGCAACGCCGCTTTCGAGATGGACCCGGTGGCAAAGATAACGCTGGAAATCACGGCGCCGGACGGCAGCGCATCCTCCTTCACGCCCCAGCCCTCGGCGGAGGGTGGACCCGGCGCCTACGACTACACGCTTAAGGGTTCTGGCGCGGGCCTATACAAGGTCAGGGCTTTCACGACACCCGCCGCGGATGATCAGGCGCAGGAAGCTTCCAGCGTCTTTGTGGTGGAAGATGACTCACCGGAGTTGCGGGCTGTGGATCTCAACGAGGGACTGCTGCGCCAGCTCGCCAGCGCCACGGGCGGGAACTATGTGCATGCACTGGACTATGACCAGCTTCCAAAGCTGGTAAAGCCCGCCGAGGGCTCCCTCACCCAGGTTCGGGAAACCGCCATCTGGGATCAGCCGGCCTTCCTCATCGGACTGCTGGCCCTGCTGTTGAGTGAGTGGACCTTACGGCGCTGGGGAAATCTGGCATGAAGCAACACGACACGACACTCGACAGGCCGACGCGACGCACCTTTCTTGCGCGGGGCTTCCAGGCCTCGGCCACACTCCTGGCGGCGGCGCAGGGCGGCGCGCAGGCCCAACCCGGTCGTGGAGTACGGCGCGATGAGGACAGCGCGGCGGCCCCCTCCCTGCATGGCGGTCGACGCCCGCTGGATGATGAAGATCCGAACGTCTTCGTGTTTTCGCGCTTCAAATTCAAGGGAAAGCAGCGCACCCAGGACGAATGGGATACGTTGCCAAGCGGCGATGACAACCTGCTCCGCCACATCGCCCAGGCAACCAACATCAAGCTCACGAGTCGACGCTGGGAAGAGCGTGTGGTGGAGATAGACGATTTCGAGAAGCTGTACAACACGCCCTTCCTGTTCATGACGGGCCAGGTCGATTTCAAATTCGAGGAAGACGAGGCGGAGGCCCTGCGCGAGTACTTCAAGCGCGGCGGATTTCTCTATGCCGACGACTGCGACGCGGACGTGGGACGGCTCCTTTTCTACGAGGCCTTCACACGAGAAATACAGAAGGTGCTGCCCGGCCACAAAATGGAGCGGCTCCCCCATGACCACGAACTCTACCACTGCTTCTACGATATTCCCGACGGATCCTCGTGGTCGCCGCGCCAGCGGGCCTGGGAGCCGAAATACCCGGACTCCGCCCTGTTTGTCGATGATCGGATGGTCTGCTTTCTCACCGGCAGCGACCAGCATTGCGGCTGGGCGCAGCGGCGCAGGGAACTTTACAATGACGCACTTAAGCTGGGCACCAACATCGTGGTCTACGCTTTGACCCACTGAGGGAGTACCCATGAATGGAATCAAGTCTTTCGCGTGTCGCACCGGACTGGCCGCGGCACTCTGCCTGAGTGCGGCCGGCGCGCGCGGGGCGGATCATGTCCTTCTCGTCGGAGGACTGGGTGGAGAAGCGAAGTACGAGGCGGAATTTGCGGGCGCTTTGTCCTCACTGCGGGCCGCACTCGTGGACCGGCACGGATACAACCCCGCGCAGGTTCATGTCCTCGCGGCAGCCTCCGGCACGGCGCCCGCCGGGGCGGAGAACAGCACCCTCGAGAGCATTCGCGCCACCGTGACGCAGATTGCGATCGAGGCCCGAGAAGGAGACACCTTCCTGGCCGTCCTCGTCGGCCATGGGCAGTCGGACTTTCAAGAGGCCAAGTTTAATCTGCCCGGACCGGACATGACCGCGGTGGTGCTGAAGGAATTGCTGGACGTCGTGCCCTGCACGGATCAGCGGGTGATTCTCTCCTTTCCCTGCTCGGGACACTTCTCCCCTTTCATCGCCCGGACGGGCCGCGCCATCCTTGCCTCCACCGATGGGCCGAGACAGATCTACCATGCCAAAATGACCGCATATCTCGCACGCGCCTTCGAGTCTGATTTACCGGACGCCAACGGAGATAGTCGGCTCTCGGTATATGAGCTGTATAACTTTCTCAGCGAACAGGTGGAGGGCTACTTCATCTCCAGCGGCTCTCTGCAAACGGAAAACCCGTCGCTCGATGACAACGGCGACGGCAAAGTGACGACCCTCGCCGAAGGGATGGACGCGGGAGATGGCGAATACGCCCGTACCGTGTTGCTGACGCCCGCGCCTTCGACCCCGCCCGCCACCTCGCCCGCCACCTCGCCCGCAGCGCCAGAGTCGGCTGCGCCGGAGGCACTTGAGGCACCGGAAGCGCAAACAAGGGCGCCGATTATTCCACCCGCCGCGCTCCTGCTCTTGAATGCGGCTGCGGGTGCTCTGCCCCCGACCGACGACACCCTCCCCCTCGGTGAAAGCCCGGCGGAGGTGGGCCAGCAACTCGAGAAGGCCTGGACGGCGGACCCGAAAAGTGTGGAGAAGGCCGCACCCTACATTCGCTATCTGAACCGCCAGGGACAGGGCGACGACGCCATCCTGGTCCTGCGGGCCCTGGGTGATCGCGGCGATCTCGGTCTGCTGTGGGGCGAGACCTATTGGTATCGGGGCGAGCTGGAGCCCTGTCGCGATACCCTGAACAAGATCCCACCAGACGATCCCGCCTCCTGGTGCGCCGCGCAGATCTGGTTGCTGCGCACCGACTACCTCATGGGCGCGATGGATTCACTCGAAAGGCGTTGCCAGGCCATCCTCGCGGTAGATCCCCTGAACAAGGCCGCCCGGCTGTATCTGGCCGAGGCGCTGATGCGCCGGGGCAATCTTGAAGAAGCCGAGGCCACGCTGAACGCCCTGTCGGATTCGCTCGCCGACGACGTGGAGCTTCTCGAAGCCAAAGCTGTACTCTTGGACGCCTGGGATCGTCCCGACGAAGCCGCAACCCTTCGCGCGTCGATAGAAACTATCGTCACCACACAGCCGCCCCTCGGCGCCGATGGGCTCCGGGCCGCCGCCGCCGCTCTGCGCGCGAGACACCAGCCCCAGGCCGCTTCCCAGTGCCTGGAGGCCGCGCTCCGCTTCTGTCCCGCCGAGCCATTTCTGCTCCTCGAAAAGGCCCGGCTCTACCTCGCGGTTGCGGACACCGGTATTGCGGCCGCCTGCGCAAACAATGTACTCGGGCGCTACACCAACGCCCCGCTGGCGCTGAACCTCATGGCGGACATCCAATGGGCGCTGCGCAAGGACGGGACCGCCGTCGAAGCGCTGTGTCAGGGCGCCCTGAAGGGCGACCCCACCCTGCTTGACGCGCGGTGCGCCCTGATTCGGCAACGCCTGATCGCGGGCGCGTGGGATACCGCCGCCGAGTTGATCGCGGAGAATCGAGCGTTTAATCCGCGCCACCTGGGGACCATCATGCTGGATGCTGCAACGCGGCAACTTAAGGCGGAAGGTGGCGGGGAGCCCGGCGCGGAAGATTCCGCCACCTACGCCGCATTGGTGGCCGATCTCCTCGCCGCCAGGGCCGACTACGCCCGAAGCAGCGCCTGGTTCGCGCGGGCGTTGCAGGCTGGAACGCGGGATGGCACGGTGTTGAAGCACGCCGGGCTGGCGGAATTTCGAAGCGCACGTTTCGATTCGGCCGCCAGCCTGCTGGAGAAGGCCTTCGCAACCAACCCCTATGATGTCGGCACGAAGAACATGCTTGATCTCCTGGATACCGTACGGGCATCCGGCTCGGTTGCTCAAGGCGGGGTTACGGTGCATTTCGGCCCCGGCGACGAGGCCGCCGCCCACTACGGGCTCTATCTCGCCACGACCTATCTCGCGGAGGAGTCGAAACGCCTCGCCGTGGATCCCCAGGGCACGCTGCGAATTCAGCTTTGCAGCTCAAGAAACGACATCAATATCATCACCCAGGGCATCCCCGCATGCTGCGCCGTGGGCTGCGCGCCCTTTGGCTCCCTCTATCTCCCGTCGGCCGTATTCGTTTGGACCCCGGAGGCCGCGGGTGGCCAGGAGAAATCCTACCGCTATGACGAAGCGCTGCACCGGGGGGTCACGGAATATCTGCTCGATATGGCGGCGGGCGCCGCTATACCGCGCTGGTTTCGCGAGGGCCTGGCGCGCCATGAAGCCGAAGCCCTGAATCCGGAATGGCAAGCCCCCGGAATCCGGGAGCTGATCGTGGCCCTCCGCGCGGGTTACCAGCTCCCCCTCGCCACCATTGAAACCGAATATCTCGGAGAGCGCAATCCCCTCGTTCGTACCTATGCCGGACTGGTGGTGGACGACTGGGTGGCGCAAACGAGTTTCGATACGGTGCGCGGGCTGCTCGGCCGACTGCGTGACGGTGAGACATGGCCACAGGCGACGGAGGCGACTCTTGGCGCCCCCCTGGAAACCGTGGACCTCGACACGCGCGCGCGCA
This sequence is a window from Candidatus Hydrogenedentota bacterium. Protein-coding genes within it:
- a CDS encoding BatA domain-containing protein gives rise to the protein MLFMNPLLLFAALAAGGPLLIHLMLRNRPKRQVLPTLRFLPESALQTVAMHRLKNLLLLLLRVLVVLLIAAAFARPYLGASTATEDGPRAEIGAVFAVDTSLSMRSGERWNKALESVRTQASRLPAGSPMALLFFDESARVAVEGATDLIALSAALDGAKPGYGGTNLVAAMRAGASLGMKQEAARRTVYLISDFQRSGFQQVAERVEIAEDVDFVMVPVGEGPLWNAAITGVSERDTETGRSIRVQLESFGTGGASGTLTLSRDGTAVETREIAFLDTGRLVEDIELNAKLNEDCLLSAELTIRDGLKEDNRFTALIPGRVPLRVMVSAPGRRVLADNKSPGGYTDNPYLKAAVAAFGDHVEAAWIEPTRLAELSVEKHPVAIICGAESATPAILAHLKEYVISGGNLILFPDGDSRQALPSEGAYPELCGVSVRGWKSTNRASGEYRLVTSHKTRNTLAGSEERDAAAHLYPRAYRYLEVGLPEGVEAVQALMRYDDASPFLVEHTLGAGNVFLCTTSLDPRASDLVLRPTFSPFLHQLISECAERTTPRVVYHVGEVVQELLTAPQATLEPLDGGMVPDNGDDGIMKAPGAYRLRTGDLERVLAVRLRPEESDLASMEPSHIKVVGSAGAEAARVAGVNTETLESPPEPDAGGRFGHYLLVVALACMAAETLIASRTVR
- a CDS encoding DUF4159 domain-containing protein, whose translation is MKQHDTTLDRPTRRTFLARGFQASATLLAAAQGGAQAQPGRGVRRDEDSAAAPSLHGGRRPLDDEDPNVFVFSRFKFKGKQRTQDEWDTLPSGDDNLLRHIAQATNIKLTSRRWEERVVEIDDFEKLYNTPFLFMTGQVDFKFEEDEAEALREYFKRGGFLYADDCDADVGRLLFYEAFTREIQKVLPGHKMERLPHDHELYHCFYDIPDGSSWSPRQRAWEPKYPDSALFVDDRMVCFLTGSDQHCGWAQRRRELYNDALKLGTNIVVYALTH
- a CDS encoding tetratricopeptide repeat protein; amino-acid sequence: MNGIKSFACRTGLAAALCLSAAGARGADHVLLVGGLGGEAKYEAEFAGALSSLRAALVDRHGYNPAQVHVLAAASGTAPAGAENSTLESIRATVTQIAIEAREGDTFLAVLVGHGQSDFQEAKFNLPGPDMTAVVLKELLDVVPCTDQRVILSFPCSGHFSPFIARTGRAILASTDGPRQIYHAKMTAYLARAFESDLPDANGDSRLSVYELYNFLSEQVEGYFISSGSLQTENPSLDDNGDGKVTTLAEGMDAGDGEYARTVLLTPAPSTPPATSPATSPAAPESAAPEALEAPEAQTRAPIIPPAALLLLNAAAGALPPTDDTLPLGESPAEVGQQLEKAWTADPKSVEKAAPYIRYLNRQGQGDDAILVLRALGDRGDLGLLWGETYWYRGELEPCRDTLNKIPPDDPASWCAAQIWLLRTDYLMGAMDSLERRCQAILAVDPLNKAARLYLAEALMRRGNLEEAEATLNALSDSLADDVELLEAKAVLLDAWDRPDEAATLRASIETIVTTQPPLGADGLRAAAAALRARHQPQAASQCLEAALRFCPAEPFLLLEKARLYLAVADTGIAAACANNVLGRYTNAPLALNLMADIQWALRKDGTAVEALCQGALKGDPTLLDARCALIRQRLIAGAWDTAAELIAENRAFNPRHLGTIMLDAATRQLKAEGGGEPGAEDSATYAALVADLLAARADYARSSAWFARALQAGTRDGTVLKHAGLAEFRSARFDSAASLLEKAFATNPYDVGTKNMLDLLDTVRASGSVAQGGVTVHFGPGDEAAAHYGLYLATTYLAEESKRLAVDPQGTLRIQLCSSRNDINIITQGIPACCAVGCAPFGSLYLPSAVFVWTPEAAGGQEKSYRYDEALHRGVTEYLLDMAAGAAIPRWFREGLARHEAEALNPEWQAPGIRELIVALRAGYQLPLATIETEYLGERNPLVRTYAGLVVDDWVAQTSFDTVRGLLGRLRDGETWPQATEATLGAPLETVDLDTRARILERFREIRVDDVQPVGLNALVADGVQTERSRLDMASVFFQSHRLSDARSALAPLLETEAPPTRALLISGRIAAAEGRYEAARDQLDLALQLENLRNENLATAEDFAALGAALAELGARDAAVEALKKSIALNPYDTAGTGPSVLLLELLAATDPRPTEYYTLLESRLPASRTDTRGRVELARWLERKGEREAALRWYKSAAAIRPDWIEAHQALAPLAESLGNHGLACASYRIQLLKQPENLRIQQRIAVCEAALRNSEESVAHVENVKAQ